From a single Rhodococcus jostii RHA1 genomic region:
- a CDS encoding SDR family NAD(P)-dependent oxidoreductase yields the protein MNTNTVALVTGAGSGIGAATTLRLLDDGRQVVAIDRDEEALHAHWNDEPAVLLTPLDITDETQVEKCFEDLASRGAIPDRVVNAAGIYRSGSVGMTSPDDVDLLWRVNVHGTYLVTAHATRHMTRGAIVNISSTAAFLATETNWAYGTTKGAINSLTSGLAVSLAPRNIRVNAVAPGPIATPMADVATRDPAYAERMHDRVARPTRGTPEDIADAAAFLLSDRARWITGQTLVVDGGLTVVR from the coding sequence GTGAACACGAACACCGTCGCGTTGGTGACCGGTGCCGGCTCGGGCATCGGAGCAGCAACGACCCTGCGACTCCTCGACGATGGCCGCCAAGTGGTGGCCATCGATCGCGATGAAGAAGCCCTCCATGCCCACTGGAACGACGAACCCGCGGTGCTTCTCACCCCTCTGGATATCACCGACGAGACACAGGTAGAGAAATGCTTCGAGGACCTTGCATCCCGAGGTGCGATCCCCGACCGGGTTGTCAACGCCGCAGGCATCTATCGAAGTGGGTCCGTCGGGATGACCAGCCCCGATGACGTCGATTTGCTATGGCGGGTCAACGTCCACGGAACCTACCTCGTCACCGCCCACGCAACCAGACACATGACGCGCGGAGCCATAGTGAACATTTCCTCCACCGCAGCCTTCCTCGCCACCGAAACGAACTGGGCCTACGGAACCACCAAAGGCGCGATCAACTCCCTCACCTCGGGACTGGCCGTCTCCCTCGCACCGCGCAACATCCGGGTCAACGCTGTCGCGCCAGGACCGATCGCCACCCCCATGGCCGACGTCGCCACCCGCGACCCCGCATACGCCGAGCGGATGCACGATCGGGTCGCCCGGCCTACGAGGGGAACACCCGAGGACATAGCCGACGCTGCCGCGTTCCTCCTATCCGACCGGGCACGCTGGATCACGGGACAGACCCTGGTCGTCGACGGCGGTCTGACGGTAGTGCGATGA
- a CDS encoding SDR family NAD(P)-dependent oxidoreductase produces MTKGIALVTGAARGIGRHIACTLARDGYAIAVVDINFDGYREFRDENEHGSVLDELHDLNADVLAVEADTTDAAALQECTSAIIDRWGALNALVCNAGGGTGPLDGNRASAIDLDDLHIVLRRNLIGTIATVTATLPALTLGSDGSIITMSSLNGVEPTSDGSYAHYGIAKAAVAHYTRYLAKDLAPRGIRANCVAPGIIATGRLTQRMREAPQANADLKSQLTRVGSPNDIAGLVRYLASPESVYMTGQVLRIDGGV; encoded by the coding sequence ATGACGAAAGGAATTGCGCTCGTCACCGGCGCGGCCCGAGGGATCGGCCGACACATCGCGTGCACCCTCGCCCGCGACGGATACGCGATCGCCGTGGTCGACATCAACTTCGACGGATACCGGGAGTTCCGCGACGAGAACGAACACGGATCGGTCCTCGACGAACTGCACGACCTGAACGCCGACGTCCTGGCCGTCGAAGCGGACACCACCGATGCCGCAGCACTGCAAGAGTGCACCTCGGCCATCATCGACCGATGGGGCGCACTGAATGCCCTCGTGTGCAACGCCGGGGGCGGGACCGGGCCCCTAGACGGGAATCGCGCCTCCGCAATAGATCTCGACGACCTCCACATCGTTCTGCGGAGAAACCTGATCGGAACAATCGCTACCGTCACCGCCACATTACCGGCGCTGACCCTTGGCAGCGACGGATCCATCATCACCATGTCCTCGCTGAACGGTGTCGAACCCACATCCGACGGCAGCTATGCCCACTACGGAATTGCGAAAGCGGCCGTAGCGCACTACACCCGATACCTCGCGAAGGACCTGGCACCCCGCGGCATACGCGCGAACTGCGTGGCCCCGGGAATCATTGCAACCGGCCGGCTGACCCAGCGGATGCGCGAAGCCCCGCAGGCGAATGCCGACCTGAAATCGCAGCTGACCCGCGTCGGGTCACCCAACGACATTGCAGGACTGGTCCGCTATCTCGCCTCACCTGAGTCCGTCTACATGACCGGTCAGGTACTCAGAATCGACGGGGGAGTATGA
- a CDS encoding NAD(P)-dependent alcohol dehydrogenase has translation MKAIRVHEYDRTPSLDDVPEPVVKGPFDVIVKVRGAGVCRTDLHIIEGQWQTKSGVALPYTIGHENAGTVTEIGSAVTNVAVGDSVILHPLATCGLCLACRRGDDVHCTDSEFPGIDVEGGMAEYLRTSARSVVKLAPSLEPADVAALADAGLTAYHAARKAAEHLRPGHNVVVIGAGGLGHIGIQVLEALTSARIIVVDQSAPALELAKEVGADATVVADGTEAEQVLALTDGDGAEAVLDFVGEGSALASGVGMLRRAGNYYVIGYGGTLEIPTIDIISTEINFIGNLVGTYNDLVELMALAAQGRVHLHTVKYRFSDFQQALDDLHHGAVRGRAVLVPDDEFTATTRG, from the coding sequence ATGAAAGCGATCCGCGTACACGAGTACGACCGCACACCGTCCCTCGACGACGTTCCGGAACCCGTCGTGAAAGGCCCCTTCGACGTCATCGTCAAGGTCCGCGGCGCCGGAGTGTGCCGCACCGACCTGCACATCATCGAGGGCCAATGGCAAACCAAGAGCGGCGTCGCCCTGCCCTACACAATCGGACACGAGAACGCCGGCACCGTCACCGAGATCGGTTCCGCCGTCACGAACGTGGCGGTCGGCGACTCGGTGATCCTGCATCCCCTCGCCACCTGCGGCCTCTGTCTGGCATGCCGCCGCGGGGACGACGTGCACTGCACCGACTCCGAGTTCCCCGGTATCGACGTCGAGGGCGGCATGGCCGAATATCTCCGCACCTCCGCACGAAGCGTCGTCAAGCTCGCCCCGTCACTCGAACCGGCGGATGTCGCGGCTCTCGCGGACGCGGGCCTCACCGCATACCACGCGGCACGCAAGGCCGCGGAGCACCTCCGCCCCGGCCACAACGTCGTCGTGATCGGAGCCGGTGGCCTCGGGCACATCGGCATCCAGGTGCTCGAAGCCCTCACCTCCGCCCGGATCATCGTCGTCGACCAGTCGGCACCGGCGCTCGAACTCGCCAAGGAAGTCGGCGCGGACGCCACCGTCGTCGCAGACGGAACCGAAGCGGAGCAGGTGCTCGCCCTGACCGACGGCGACGGCGCCGAGGCTGTGCTCGATTTCGTTGGCGAGGGCTCCGCCCTGGCGTCGGGCGTCGGGATGCTCCGCCGAGCGGGCAACTACTACGTCATCGGTTACGGCGGCACCCTCGAGATCCCGACCATCGACATCATCAGCACCGAGATCAATTTCATCGGCAACCTCGTCGGCACCTACAACGACCTGGTCGAACTGATGGCCCTCGCCGCGCAGGGACGAGTACACCTGCACACGGTGAAGTACCGCTTCTCCGACTTCCAGCAGGCACTCGACGATCTGCACCACGGTGCCGTCCGGGGACGGGCAGTGCTGGTTCCCGACGATGAGTTCACGGCCACAACCCGAGGTTGA
- a CDS encoding MFS transporter translates to MSENTLSSAPPTEHTEGLTPERRKAVIAACIGNFLEWYEFVLYGYFASIFAVLFFEDSDPAVAMMMTFLVFGISFVVRPLGGVLFGYIGDRYGRKITLSTIILTISSATALMAVVPSYASIGIAAPLLILLLRCLQGLSAGGEWMGAAAYVVESAPPNRRAFYGSWQTITITLGMFTAAASSLILTAVLNADDLQSWGWRIPFLLAFPLGMIGLYMRLKLEETEEFTAVAASGEREKSPLISAIKENWRSILLVCGLVCSPTMCTYVLLVFGPTFFTTDLGMSTASARAAGLTAMLILVVLVVFFARLCDRIGRRPFVLWGAVWVVVAAPIGFLLVHQRSYLAVVAGIALILVGDAMMLAPQPALFSELFPTSRRYSGLAIGYNLGVVLFGGLGPLAATALITYSGSTYAPAWYLSFGAAISLIAALLTRETLGVSLRTGLRDTPVVPA, encoded by the coding sequence ATGTCTGAGAACACCCTCAGTTCGGCTCCCCCCACCGAACACACCGAAGGCCTGACACCCGAACGCCGCAAGGCCGTCATCGCCGCGTGTATCGGCAACTTCTTGGAATGGTACGAATTCGTCCTCTACGGCTACTTCGCCTCCATTTTCGCGGTGCTCTTCTTCGAGGACAGCGACCCGGCAGTGGCGATGATGATGACCTTCCTGGTCTTCGGAATCAGCTTCGTCGTACGCCCACTCGGCGGAGTGCTCTTCGGCTACATCGGCGACCGCTACGGCCGCAAGATCACCCTCTCGACCATCATCTTGACGATCTCGAGCGCGACCGCACTGATGGCGGTCGTCCCCTCCTACGCCAGCATCGGCATCGCCGCACCGCTGCTCATTCTCCTGCTCCGCTGCCTGCAAGGCCTCTCCGCAGGAGGCGAATGGATGGGCGCCGCAGCCTATGTCGTCGAATCCGCACCACCGAATCGGCGAGCATTCTACGGCAGCTGGCAAACGATCACCATCACGCTGGGCATGTTCACCGCCGCCGCATCATCGCTGATCCTCACCGCCGTTCTCAATGCCGACGATCTCCAATCCTGGGGCTGGCGGATCCCATTCCTGCTGGCATTCCCCCTGGGCATGATCGGTCTCTACATGCGACTCAAGCTGGAAGAGACCGAGGAATTCACCGCGGTCGCCGCGTCCGGCGAGCGCGAGAAGTCCCCACTGATCAGTGCGATCAAGGAAAACTGGCGCTCGATCCTGCTCGTGTGCGGGCTGGTGTGCTCCCCGACGATGTGCACGTACGTCCTTCTGGTCTTCGGACCGACCTTCTTCACCACGGATCTGGGCATGAGCACCGCCTCAGCCCGAGCGGCCGGACTCACCGCCATGCTGATCCTCGTCGTCCTCGTGGTGTTCTTCGCCCGCCTCTGCGACCGCATCGGCCGCCGGCCGTTCGTGCTCTGGGGCGCAGTATGGGTCGTCGTCGCCGCGCCCATCGGATTCCTACTCGTCCACCAACGCAGCTACCTCGCCGTCGTCGCCGGCATCGCATTGATCCTCGTCGGCGACGCGATGATGCTCGCCCCGCAACCGGCACTGTTCTCGGAACTGTTCCCCACCTCCCGCCGCTACAGCGGCCTCGCCATCGGCTACAACCTCGGCGTCGTCCTGTTCGGTGGCCTCGGCCCGCTCGCCGCGACCGCACTCATCACCTACTCCGGGTCGACCTATGCGCCCGCCTGGTATTTGAGTTTCGGGGCAGCGATCAGCCTCATCGCAGCCCTGCTCACCCGGGAGACGCTCGGTGTGTCGCTGCGCACCGGACTCCGCGACACCCCGGTGGTACCCGCATGA
- a CDS encoding acetoacetate decarboxylase family protein, which produces MNANRPRGAMAMPVFAPLFSPGTESVTVRWLTVAYPTTEDIAAVVLPRPLSPAASPEVLIWVAEFIGASFTAGDGTVETRPAYMQAGINLRCRHGDTEGAYAIGTYVEGLNHGILGRELFGLPKKQSRNVHLHDHGRHLDFAVSNAAGATLISGTVDHAATPPADERTAAIVPDWFTTQFTAKIIPSADGAGFDISRLVRIPFAFTVTGPLRQGEASLEFTESGSDPLHILAVKGSVRTTYGHARLDIDYGTYLDHLDPADLPTFGAPHW; this is translated from the coding sequence ATGAACGCGAACCGACCCCGAGGCGCAATGGCCATGCCGGTGTTCGCGCCCCTGTTCTCACCCGGAACGGAATCGGTCACCGTCCGCTGGCTGACCGTCGCCTACCCGACCACCGAGGACATCGCCGCCGTGGTCCTGCCGCGGCCATTGAGCCCGGCCGCCTCGCCCGAGGTGCTGATCTGGGTCGCCGAATTCATCGGCGCTTCCTTCACCGCCGGCGACGGCACCGTCGAGACCAGGCCCGCCTACATGCAGGCCGGAATAAACCTCCGCTGCCGACACGGCGATACCGAGGGAGCCTACGCCATCGGAACCTACGTCGAGGGACTCAACCACGGCATTCTCGGGCGCGAACTCTTCGGCCTGCCCAAGAAGCAATCCCGCAACGTCCACCTGCACGACCACGGCAGGCACCTCGACTTCGCCGTCAGCAATGCCGCCGGCGCCACCTTGATCAGCGGCACGGTCGACCACGCCGCGACACCTCCGGCAGACGAGCGAACCGCTGCCATCGTGCCGGACTGGTTCACCACCCAGTTCACTGCAAAGATCATCCCCAGCGCGGACGGCGCCGGCTTCGATATCAGCCGACTGGTCCGCATCCCGTTCGCCTTCACCGTCACCGGCCCCCTGCGCCAGGGCGAAGCGTCCCTCGAATTCACAGAATCCGGCAGCGACCCGCTGCACATCCTCGCCGTCAAAGGCTCCGTACGCACCACGTACGGGCACGCGCGACTCGACATCGACTACGGCACCTACCTCGACCACCTCGACCCTGCCGACCTTCCCACCTTCGGTGCACCGCACTGGTGA
- a CDS encoding Lrp/AsnC family transcriptional regulator produces the protein MTLNGNHEPSVASQALPPEGLDDVDRGILRLLQEDGRMPYRQIARELGVSEGTVRIRLGRMQESGVLNVVAIADPFRLGYRVLAFLLLRVEPGKQDHVVDTLTTWQEATYVSSCIGRADIYVQLVCRDNDHLNELLHRRLPDIGGVREYETFMELKMHKVSYEYSPS, from the coding sequence GTGACGTTGAACGGAAACCATGAACCATCCGTAGCCTCGCAGGCACTTCCGCCGGAAGGCCTCGACGACGTGGACCGTGGGATCCTCCGGCTACTGCAGGAGGACGGGCGGATGCCGTACCGCCAGATCGCACGCGAACTAGGCGTCTCCGAAGGCACGGTCCGCATCCGCCTCGGCCGCATGCAAGAATCCGGAGTGTTGAACGTCGTCGCCATCGCAGACCCCTTCCGCCTGGGCTACCGGGTGCTCGCATTCCTGCTGCTCCGGGTCGAACCCGGCAAACAGGACCATGTCGTCGACACACTCACCACCTGGCAGGAAGCAACCTACGTGTCATCGTGCATCGGCCGCGCCGACATCTACGTCCAGCTGGTGTGCCGGGACAACGACCACCTCAACGAACTGCTGCACCGACGCCTCCCCGACATCGGGGGCGTCCGAGAGTACGAGACCTTCATGGAGCTGAAGATGCACAAGGTCTCCTACGAATACTCCCCTTCCTGA
- a CDS encoding mycofactocin-coupled SDR family oxidoreductase, whose product MTGRLADKVAFITGAARGQGRSHAERLAEEGADIIAVDICGEVGRTTNFYPAATEEDLAETVRLVEKHGRRIIAYTADVRDFTALEAGLSSAVAELGRLDIVAANAGIFQFGVEVPDIPVDDWRDVIDVNLTGVFNTCKAAVPHIVDGRRGGSVVITSSDAGVKGFARFGHYVASKHGVIGLMRTLTMELAPHSIRVNVVAPTNCNTDMIQNDAVWKLFRPDRENPTFEEFAEASSTLLALPEPWVEPADVSNALLFLASDEARFITGVTLPVDGGSAAI is encoded by the coding sequence ATGACCGGACGACTAGCAGACAAGGTTGCCTTCATTACCGGCGCCGCCCGCGGCCAAGGCCGCAGTCACGCAGAACGCCTGGCCGAAGAAGGCGCGGACATCATCGCCGTCGACATCTGCGGAGAGGTCGGCCGAACCACCAACTTCTACCCCGCCGCCACCGAAGAGGACCTCGCCGAGACAGTCCGGCTCGTCGAAAAGCACGGACGCCGAATCATCGCCTATACAGCGGACGTTCGTGATTTCACTGCCCTCGAGGCCGGGCTCTCCTCCGCCGTCGCCGAACTCGGCCGACTCGACATCGTTGCAGCGAACGCAGGGATCTTCCAGTTCGGTGTCGAGGTCCCCGATATCCCCGTCGACGACTGGCGCGACGTCATCGACGTCAACCTCACCGGCGTCTTCAACACCTGCAAGGCAGCCGTCCCACACATCGTCGACGGTCGCCGCGGCGGCTCCGTCGTCATCACCTCATCGGACGCCGGCGTCAAGGGGTTCGCCCGATTCGGCCACTATGTGGCGTCCAAACACGGCGTCATCGGACTCATGCGCACACTCACCATGGAACTTGCACCGCATTCCATCCGCGTGAATGTCGTGGCACCCACGAACTGCAACACCGACATGATCCAGAACGACGCCGTTTGGAAACTCTTCCGCCCCGACCGCGAGAACCCGACCTTCGAGGAATTCGCGGAGGCATCGTCGACCCTGCTGGCGCTACCCGAGCCTTGGGTCGAGCCTGCCGACGTCTCCAATGCACTGCTGTTCCTCGCCTCGGACGAGGCCCGGTTCATCACGGGCGTGACGCTACCGGTGGACGGTGGGTCCGCCGCGATCTGA
- a CDS encoding APC family permease has protein sequence MSSAKEPRTTIPPQHDTDEAGSMLRTLTWRDGFVFALNMPIGLFLTLGYTVGAIGGWTAIAIWGVACALAFLQNNLFAEMAAMFPNRSGGISVYAYEGWKRHFAPLGAIAAFGYWMGWSLSLSVEGVVLGTLIEQAFFPDSHIALQLPIGHELGLPYLIAIGAIFTAWALNYFGVKLAAGAAKVTGILLVIGLLVLTVGPFVASGSDFDISRISWTGASSPFGWKEVVVWFYITAWTTYGTEVCASFAAEYKNPVRDTARALRISAAFILGLYIVVPYVVVGALGEETIGLNPVNYIGLAFDRILGGYSWLGQLPVMAAFIIAMMTATADGGRSLYGISRSGGTIKQLGVLNKYGVPGRALTTDMLINITVLIVLGEPIAILLASNLGYLTAVTLAVGAFVLLRRDQPHLHRPLKLPHYWVPIACLLFAVNAFAIVIGISNPSLTGYGGISETIAGVGILLFACVLWYYRQRVQERQRIEWRVKDEPPPAVHGPAHRNPQPQNRKP, from the coding sequence ATGAGTTCAGCGAAAGAACCACGCACAACGATTCCCCCACAACACGACACCGACGAGGCCGGATCCATGCTGCGCACACTCACGTGGCGCGACGGATTCGTCTTCGCACTCAACATGCCGATCGGCCTCTTCCTGACCCTGGGCTACACGGTCGGTGCGATCGGCGGATGGACCGCCATCGCCATCTGGGGCGTCGCCTGCGCACTCGCCTTCCTGCAGAACAACCTGTTCGCCGAGATGGCCGCCATGTTCCCCAACCGGTCCGGCGGCATCTCAGTCTATGCCTACGAAGGATGGAAACGGCACTTCGCGCCGCTCGGCGCCATCGCCGCGTTCGGCTACTGGATGGGCTGGTCGCTGTCCCTGTCCGTCGAGGGCGTCGTCCTCGGCACCCTGATCGAACAGGCCTTCTTTCCCGACTCGCACATCGCACTTCAACTTCCGATCGGCCACGAACTCGGCCTGCCGTACCTGATCGCCATCGGCGCGATCTTCACCGCCTGGGCACTGAACTACTTCGGCGTCAAACTCGCCGCCGGCGCCGCCAAGGTGACCGGCATCCTCCTGGTCATAGGATTGCTGGTACTCACGGTCGGCCCCTTCGTGGCCTCCGGTTCCGACTTCGACATCAGCCGAATCAGTTGGACAGGCGCCAGTTCCCCCTTCGGATGGAAGGAAGTTGTGGTCTGGTTCTACATCACCGCTTGGACCACCTACGGAACCGAGGTGTGCGCCAGCTTCGCCGCCGAATACAAGAACCCCGTCAGGGACACGGCAAGAGCGCTGCGCATCTCGGCCGCCTTCATCCTCGGGCTGTACATCGTCGTCCCCTACGTCGTCGTCGGCGCCCTCGGCGAGGAAACGATCGGCCTGAACCCAGTGAACTACATCGGCCTCGCGTTCGACCGCATACTCGGCGGCTACTCCTGGCTCGGCCAACTCCCCGTCATGGCCGCCTTCATCATCGCCATGATGACAGCCACCGCCGACGGCGGCCGCTCCCTCTACGGCATCTCACGATCCGGCGGAACCATCAAACAATTGGGCGTGCTCAACAAGTACGGCGTTCCCGGTCGCGCCCTGACCACCGACATGCTGATCAACATCACCGTGCTGATCGTGCTCGGCGAACCCATCGCCATCCTGCTCGCCAGCAATCTCGGCTACCTCACCGCCGTCACTCTCGCCGTCGGCGCATTCGTCCTCCTTCGCCGCGACCAACCACACCTGCACCGCCCACTGAAACTCCCCCACTACTGGGTCCCGATCGCCTGCCTACTCTTCGCCGTCAATGCGTTCGCGATCGTGATCGGCATCTCCAACCCGAGCCTGACCGGCTACGGCGGGATCAGCGAAACAATCGCCGGCGTCGGGATCCTGCTATTCGCCTGCGTGCTCTGGTACTACCGCCAGCGAGTGCAGGAACGACAACGCATCGAGTGGCGTGTCAAGGACGAACCCCCACCCGCGGTCCACGGACCCGCACATCGAAACCCGCAACCGCAGAATCGGAAACCGTGA
- a CDS encoding aminotransferase class V-fold PLP-dependent enzyme has protein sequence MTPEQFRGLFPALGQWAWLDTPGAPPGAAPVTEVLRSTLDDWASGLFAWSDWDHAADRARTEFASYAAVPPSHVSSLGSLSEAFTTVLSGVQQGNIVVAADEFRSVLFPAMARGRAEGVEVRVVERTPGRSRTEDLLAAIDRSTALVAASEVITLDGERVDIEQLADAAHAVGAQFFANLTQTMGVLRTDLSKLGADFTAVHGYKWMLCPRGTTWLIGDPTGNWNPEPLAPSWKTTGPPEHYFGGRYHEAQDATRWNTSPAWFSWIGARAALELLTQLPARDVADHCLHLADRFTAEATELGFRSRNNGARSHIVTIDPPAGITLQPASLTTQQVKATLSDGGFRAGFHYFNNIDDVDAALQVLRSSITGHEQG, from the coding sequence ATGACCCCGGAACAGTTCCGCGGCCTCTTCCCCGCGCTCGGTCAGTGGGCGTGGCTCGACACCCCCGGCGCACCGCCTGGTGCCGCACCCGTCACGGAAGTACTTCGCTCCACCCTCGACGACTGGGCGTCCGGACTGTTCGCCTGGTCGGACTGGGACCACGCCGCAGACCGTGCCCGCACCGAGTTCGCGTCCTACGCAGCGGTACCACCGTCGCACGTCAGTAGCCTCGGATCGTTGTCCGAGGCGTTCACCACCGTGCTGTCCGGTGTCCAGCAGGGCAACATCGTCGTTGCTGCCGACGAATTCCGCAGCGTCCTCTTCCCCGCGATGGCACGGGGACGTGCAGAGGGTGTCGAAGTTCGGGTGGTCGAGCGGACGCCCGGGCGATCCCGCACCGAAGACCTGCTCGCGGCAATCGACCGATCCACGGCGCTCGTCGCGGCCAGCGAGGTCATCACCCTCGACGGTGAACGCGTGGACATCGAGCAGCTTGCTGATGCCGCACACGCCGTCGGTGCGCAGTTCTTCGCGAATCTCACTCAGACGATGGGTGTCCTCCGGACGGACCTGTCGAAGCTGGGCGCCGACTTCACGGCCGTTCACGGCTACAAGTGGATGCTCTGCCCGCGGGGAACAACATGGCTCATCGGCGACCCCACCGGCAACTGGAACCCCGAGCCGTTAGCGCCGAGCTGGAAAACCACGGGGCCACCCGAGCACTACTTCGGCGGCCGCTACCACGAAGCGCAGGACGCCACCCGCTGGAACACCTCACCCGCTTGGTTCTCCTGGATCGGGGCCCGCGCCGCCCTGGAACTCCTGACCCAGCTGCCGGCCCGCGATGTCGCAGACCACTGCCTGCACCTCGCCGATCGCTTCACCGCGGAAGCCACCGAACTGGGCTTCCGCTCCCGCAACAACGGAGCCCGATCGCACATCGTCACCATCGATCCGCCCGCGGGCATCACACTTCAACCGGCGTCGCTCACCACGCAGCAGGTCAAAGCCACACTCAGCGACGGCGGATTCCGCGCCGGATTCCACTACTTCAACAACATCGACGACGTCGATGCGGCTCTACAAGTACTGCGCAGCAGCATCACCGGACACGAACAGGGGTAG
- a CDS encoding quinone oxidoreductase family protein yields MIAVTHTKIPGPAGVAVVDDAPESESPGENDAVLALSAAGLNRHELFLVNNRTGTEPPLILGADGVGTVTQVGSPAHAALVGTTVLIDPCIGWPDDTQLPEVPEILGGPRPGTFAQRITVPLNNIHPVPPHLTRHEAAALGLSASTAYRALFTRGGLQPSEHVMITGISGGVGPLALAFAVAAGAEVTVITRRHDSADRARQLGAAHAIVGADDFEEALTRRADLVVDSVGGSVFGSALRALRPGGRVVTFGATTGADVPISLRDLFFRQIDIRGTSMGNAHDFRAMLEFVEHHKIRPVIDTVYPLAAAPEVFAAMDTAPGFGKTVFDIEGTPRS; encoded by the coding sequence ATGATCGCCGTGACCCACACGAAGATCCCGGGCCCGGCAGGTGTCGCCGTCGTCGACGACGCCCCCGAATCCGAATCGCCCGGCGAGAACGACGCCGTCCTCGCCCTGAGCGCCGCAGGCCTCAACCGGCACGAATTGTTCCTGGTGAACAACCGCACCGGCACCGAACCCCCACTGATCCTGGGCGCCGACGGCGTCGGCACCGTGACCCAGGTCGGGTCACCCGCCCACGCAGCACTCGTCGGAACCACCGTCCTCATCGACCCCTGCATCGGCTGGCCCGACGACACACAGCTGCCGGAGGTGCCCGAGATCCTCGGCGGCCCCAGGCCCGGCACCTTTGCTCAACGAATCACAGTACCGCTGAATAACATTCACCCAGTGCCTCCGCACCTCACGCGCCACGAGGCCGCCGCCCTCGGGCTGTCCGCATCGACCGCCTACCGGGCATTGTTCACGCGCGGCGGACTCCAACCGAGTGAGCACGTGATGATCACCGGGATCAGCGGTGGCGTCGGACCACTGGCACTGGCGTTCGCCGTGGCCGCCGGCGCCGAAGTCACTGTCATCACCCGCCGACACGACAGCGCCGACCGCGCCCGCCAGCTCGGCGCCGCACACGCGATCGTCGGCGCCGATGACTTCGAGGAGGCACTCACTCGCCGGGCGGACCTTGTCGTGGACAGCGTGGGAGGATCCGTCTTCGGGTCGGCCCTACGCGCCCTCCGGCCCGGCGGACGAGTCGTCACGTTCGGAGCAACGACCGGCGCCGACGTCCCGATCTCCCTACGGGACCTGTTCTTCCGCCAGATCGACATCCGCGGAACCTCGATGGGAAACGCACACGACTTCCGGGCAATGCTCGAGTTCGTCGAACACCACAAGATTCGCCCCGTCATCGACACCGTCTACCCGCTCGCCGCGGCACCGGAGGTGTTCGCCGCCATGGACACAGCCCCGGGCTTCGGCAAGACCGTCTTCGACATCGAAGGAACACCGCGATCATGA
- a CDS encoding RidA family protein produces MKNLNPAALAPPMGKFSHATIVPAGHSIAFVSGQIGVDHDGALVGDNAFVQARQAFSNLDVIIRELGATPSDIVKMLTLVVGADGFGEFARARDDVFAQWFPDGVYPAHSAATVSALAAPGLLVEIEAVVAVPQ; encoded by the coding sequence ATGAAAAATCTCAACCCAGCGGCACTTGCACCGCCCATGGGCAAGTTCAGCCACGCCACCATCGTCCCCGCCGGCCACAGCATTGCGTTCGTGTCCGGTCAGATCGGTGTCGACCACGACGGAGCACTCGTCGGCGACAACGCATTCGTTCAGGCCCGCCAAGCATTCTCGAACCTCGATGTCATCATCCGGGAGCTGGGCGCCACACCGTCCGACATCGTCAAAATGCTCACCCTCGTTGTCGGAGCAGACGGATTCGGTGAATTCGCTCGGGCCCGCGACGACGTCTTCGCACAGTGGTTCCCCGACGGCGTCTACCCGGCGCATTCGGCGGCGACCGTGTCGGCGCTGGCCGCCCCAGGGCTGCTGGTGGAAATCGAAGCCGTCGTCGCGGTCCCGCAATGA
- a CDS encoding putative quinol monooxygenase: MILIVVKFNVLPQFQDSWPSITRAFTADTRNEEGNLWFEWSRSIDRDDEYVLVEAFRDTHAGETHVASDHFRQGLESIRPTLAETPLIIHTEVASSQWSHMAELAVNHEPTH, translated from the coding sequence ATGATCCTCATCGTTGTCAAATTCAACGTTCTCCCACAATTCCAAGACAGCTGGCCATCGATCACCCGTGCCTTCACCGCCGACACCCGCAACGAAGAAGGCAACCTCTGGTTCGAGTGGTCGCGCAGCATCGACCGCGACGACGAGTACGTCCTCGTCGAAGCCTTCCGCGATACGCACGCCGGCGAGACCCACGTCGCATCCGACCACTTCCGGCAAGGCCTGGAATCGATACGACCGACACTCGCCGAAACACCACTCATCATTCACACCGAGGTCGCCAGCTCGCAGTGGTCACACATGGCTGAACTGGCCGTCAACCACGAACCCACCCACTGA